The Erpetoichthys calabaricus chromosome 13, fErpCal1.3, whole genome shotgun sequence genome has a window encoding:
- the si:dkey-30e9.6 gene encoding uncharacterized protein si:dkey-30e9.6 codes for MDNMDSLTHMDSNRHQSFRFDKKATFSAQQTLASLRSKRFVFPAASSSVDIWTRKAPDFTPKLYRSLSFPMNQKKSKGISQSPFNPKERHSTVDEINRTLLPDIVEKRELPKFVSRYKPPDPHEARVIFVKTGKNPTAVFKDPKPHDFRQYEENITEFVTSYDRDPRNINFKSRHLNTIHLSQQGQDMEQKNTRGFITYKPAEPKWESKLILPTRPWPLKSASYTRHRRRRGIHTALIDRVDEKLTRIWEMEKQQQNK; via the exons ATGGACAATATGGATAGCCTAACACATATGGATTCTAATAGACACCAGTCTTTTCGATTtgacaaaaaagcaacattttcagCACAGCAGACTTTAGCCTCTCTGCGGAGTAAACGCTTTGTCTTTCCTGCAGCCTCTTCCAGTGTTGACATATGGACAAGGAAAGCACCCGATTTTACTCCTAAACTGTACAGATCTTTAAGTTTCCcaatgaaccaaaaaaaaagtaaaggcatTTCACAGAGTCCTTTCAACCCAAAAGAAAGGCACAGCACTGTGGATGAGATCAACAGAACTCTACTACCTGACATAGTGGAGAAAAGGGAACTGCCTAAGTTTGTTTCAAGATATAAACCACCAGATCCGCATGAAGCCAGAGTAATATTTGTGAAGACGGGGAAAAATCCTACTGCAGTTTTCAAAGATCCCAAGCCACATGATTTTAGACAG TATGAGGAAAACATCACTGAATTTGTAACAAGTTATGATCGAGATCCAAGAAATATAAATTTCAAATCCCGGCATCTTAATACAA ttCACCTGTCTCAGCAAGGTCAAGATAtggaacaaaaaaatacaagagGATTTATCACATATAAACCAGCAGAGCCTAAATGGGAGTCAAAACTGATTCTTCCTACGAGACCTTGGCCCCTTAAATCTgcttcatataca AGACACAGAAGAAGACGTGGTATCCACACAGCACTAATTGATCGTGTAGATGAAAAGCTAACCCGAATTTGGGAGATG GAAAAGCAGCAGCAGAACAAGTGA